The Halobacillus ihumii genomic sequence TGGTTTCTCATTGCGTTCACCTTCCTGCTTCATTTGATTGTGACGAAGGAAGGTGAGGTGCTTACGACAATTCTGGGATGGGATCTTTATAAAGGAGCCCTCATCCAGGGAGCGGCTATCTCATTGCGTTTCTTTCTGTTAATCATGGTTACGTCACTGCTTACATTGACCACAACTCCGATTGAGATTACCGATGCGATTGAACAGCTGCTTGGTCCCTTGAAAAAAGTTCGCTTTCCAGTTCATGAACTAGCGCTTATGATGTCAATTTCACTGCGATTTATCCCGACCCTCATGCAGGAAACGGAAAAAATCTCAAAAGCTCAAGCTTCACGAGGAGTAGACTTTCGCACAGGGTCGTTTAAAGACCGTATAAAGGCTGTTGTCCCACTTTTAGTCCCTTTGTTCGTCAGCGCCTTTAAACGCGCTGAGGAGCTTGCTATGGCCATGGAAGCAAGGGGCTATAAAGGTGGAGAAGGCCGGACGAAGCTGAGAGAGCTTCAAATTGGGCGCACGGACTATTATATTTATATTCTATTTGCTTTGGTAGTGGTGGGATTATTTTTAACAAGGAACTAGGGTGGAGGAGATCGGAATGCAGCGGTTGAAATGCAGGGTGGAATACGATGGGACAGCCTATGCCGGTTATCAAGTTCAGCCAAATGGCGTGACAATCCAGGAAAAGATCGAGAAAGCATTGACGCAGATGCACAAAGGGTTGAAGGTGAAGGTTACTGCCTCAGGCCGAACGGATGCCGGTGTGCATGCAATCGGTCAAGTCCTCCATTTTGACACAAGCCTAAACATTCCTGCTTCCAATTGGAAAAGAGCATTAAGTTCAATGCTTCCGAGCGATATTCGTATTGCAGAAGTAGAGCAAGTTTCCGAAGACTTCCACGCCCGTTATGATGCAAAAGGAAAAGAGTACCGTTATTATGTGTGGAATTCTCATGAAGCCAATTTATTTCGCCGGCTTTATATGTATCATATTAGAAAGCCGCTGGATATAGAATCGATGAGAACAGCGTGCAGATTAGTAGAAGGAGAACATGATTTTACTTCTTTCTGTTCTCCCCGAACTGATTTAAAGGGAAGCAAAGTACGCACCATTGAAAGAGTGACGATAGAACAGCATGAGGCAGAGCTTGTGTTTATTTTTAAAGGGAACGGCTTTTTATATAACATGGTGCGAATTTTAGTAGGAACGATTCTTGAAGTAGGAATGGGTGATCGCACGCCTGATGAGCTTACAACAATGCTTGCGGCTAGAGACCGGAAATCAGCTGGGAAGACTGCACCGCCTCATGGCTTGTTTTTATGGGATGTAGACTATTAATCCCGGTTTAAGTGGTGGTTTCACTCAATTTGACTGCCAAGTTAATCGTTTATGTTTTTACGAGATTCAAAGGGTCATCTATTTTTTTCTAAAAAAACAACGATTCCTGGTGTGCGAAGACTTGACATTGGGACATAGAGTGTTATATTATATTCTATGGCATTTTATTTCTAGACCACGGTTAGCCCCGGAAACTAATCGTATTTGAGATAAATAAAAATAAAGCTATGTGAAACTAACAATTCAGGAGGGAAACCGATATGCGCACAACTTTCATGGCAAATGAAAACAACGTGGAACGCAAATGGTTTGTTGTGGATGCTGCAGGGCAGACACTTGGCCGTTTGGCAAGCGAAGTTGCTGCGATCCTTCGCGGTAAAAATAAACCAACGTATACACCACACGTTGACACTGGTGATCATGTGATCATCATCAATGCAGGAGAAATCGAACTAACTGGTAACAAAATCAATGATAAGATTTACTACCGTCATTCAAACCACCCAAGTGGATTGAAATCTCGTACAGCTAACGAAATGCGTACAAAATATCCTGAGCAAATGCTTGAGCTTGCTGTTAAAGGTATGCTGCCTAAAGGAAGCCTGGGACGCAAAATGGGTAAAAAACTTCATGTCTACGCTGGATCTGAGCACAAGCATGAAGCACAACAACCAGAAGTTTATGAACTTCGTGGATAATTAAAGGAGGTAATCGATAGTGGCACAGGTACAATACTCCGGTACTGGACGTCGTAAAAAGTCGACAGCTCGTGTTCGTCTTGTTCCAGGAACTGGTCGTGTAGTAGTAAACAAACGTGATGCTGAAGACTTTTTCCCATATGAAACACTTCGTATGATTCTGAAACAGCCTCTTGCTGTTACAGAGACTGAAGGTAACTATGATGTTTATGTAAATGTTGATGGTGGAGGTTTCACTGGTCAAGCTGGTGCAATCCGTCACGGAATCGCTCGTGCGCTGCTTCAAGCAGATCCAGAATACCGTACACCACTTAAACGTGCGGGACTTCTAACTCGTGATGCACGTATGAAAGAGCGTAAGAAATACGGTCTTAAAGGTGCACGTCGTGCTCCACAGTTCTCTAAGCGTTAATATTGTTTTTCTAAAAGCCCCTTATCCGATATCGGATAAGGGGCTTTTTTGTTATACAAACTTGGTTTTTCCTTCCCTTTTCCCTTCAAATACGTTTTGAGATCCTCTGATGACAGTTCATGGATATTCTTCAGTCAATGATTACATTTGGATCCGTTATTTTAAAGTATTTCATAGATAATAGATAACTCATATCTCCACTTCAATCAGCTGCTTTATTTTAATACAATTTCCTAATTTTATGCTTGTAGCGCCAAAGGTGATTCATATTTTAAAGGTTTTTGTATCAGGAGAGATCGTCCAGCTATATACTTCTTGACACAATATAATTACTAATATATACTTACTTACATAAAGTAACTAAGTTATAGAAAAGGATGTAATGCAAATGATAGCAAGAGGAGAAATAGGCGCCATTATTCTAAGATTATTTTTAGGCTTAACATTTTTTATTCATGGGCTGTCTAAATTTCAAGGAGGAATTGGCAATACCGCTGGCTTCTTTGAAAGCTTAGGAATCCCTGGATTTGCAGCCTATGTGGTAGCGGCCATCGAGTTAATCGGAGGTTTGGCGGTGATCGTTGGTATCGGAACAAAAGTTATTTCTATTTTATTTGCACTTATCATGGCTGGAGCTATTGTGCAGGCGAAGTTTGCGGCAGGCTTTCTAGGGGGATACGAACTGGACTTAGCTTTACTAGTGATTTCCGTATTTATTGCATTGTCAAACCGAAACATTTGGGCATTAGATAATGTGATTTTCCCCCAAAAACAAGGTTAGATTTTATATTCAAACAGGAGGTAAGAAACGTGGAAAAACAATTTTTTCAAGCGCCCAATACATTTGTCGGACATGTCGAATTAAAAGTCCAAAACCTAGAATCATCTATAAAATTTTATAAGGAGGTACTCGGATTTCAAATTCTAGAACAATCTGAAAGAAAAGCAGCATTGACAGCTGATGGTAAAAGGCCGCTACTGACAATTGAACAACCTGAGCCAGCGGGGCCAAAGGAAGCTAATAGATTCGGACTGTATCATTTTGCGATATTACTGCCTAATCGGTTAGAATTGGCGAAAATATTAAAGCACTTTGCTGAGCAGAACCAAAAGCTAGGAGCATCAGATCATCTCGTGAGTGAAGCTCTTTACTTGAATGACCCTGACGGAAATGGGATTGAAATTTATACGGACCGTAAATCCTCCACATGGAACTGGCAAAACAATGAAGTGGTTATGACGGTAGATCCGTTAGACGCTGAAGATATCCTTGCCGAGCTTGATGGTGAGAGCTGGGAAGGAATGCCGGAAGAAACAGTTATGGGTCATATTCATTTACATGTATCGGAATTACAGAAAACAGAAGAATTTTATAATAAAGGGCTTGGCTTTAATGTAGTATGTCGATTTGGCAAACAGGCGCTGTTTATGTCTACGGGGGACTACCATCATCATATAGGCTTAAACACATGGGCTGGAGTTGGGGCTCCGGCATCATCGGAGCAAAGCGCTGGCTTGAAAGTATTTTCTCTTGTATTTCCAGGTGAAGAGGCTAGACAGGAAGTAATTGAACAAGTACAGAGCCTGGGGTATGAAGTTCTAAAGAAAGACGGCTCGTTTTTTACGAAAGATCCTTCTGGAAATTCGATTAAGCTGACAGTTTAGAAGTGAATAATTATACAAAAACTTCCACCTTAGGTCATCCAGAATCTGGATGACCTGAGGTGGAAGTATATACCATAAGAAAAGGACAACCAGCTCAGTCTGGTTGTCCTTTTCTTTATTTATAAAGGAGGTATTCTTCTCTTACTTTCTTAAACTCTTTTAAGTCTGCCTGCCATCTTTCTTGCATTTCCTCAACGGACTGACCATTTTCGATGGCTTCACGAACCCAGCCGTTTCCGATCAGGTTGTCGAAAAAGGAAACGCCTGCACTGTTCTCAGCTCGAAATTCAAAGTCTTCCGGATAGAGGTCGTGGATCGTTTTCACGATGTGTAACCCTGCAATAACGGGTTGAAAAGCATCTTTATCCGTTACATGGATCTCAATGCCGTGGCTCAACGTGCCGCTATGCTTGGAAAACTGTGGCGTGAAAGAAGCAGCACGGAACGTAACACCAGAGAGATCCTTTTCGTTTAAGGCAGCTGCTAGCTCTGTACTGTTAATAAACGGTGCCCCGATCAACTCAAATGGCTTGGTCGTGCCGCGCCCTTCAGAGACATTTGTTCCTTCAATCAAGGCAGCACCAGGATAAACGAGTGCTGTATCCAATGTTGGCATGTTTGGCGATGGAGCAATGAATTGTAATGGTGTTTCATCATAATACATGCTTCGTTTCCACTTATTCATTTCGACGACTGTCAAATCTGCTCCAATACCAAATTCCTCATTAAATAATTTAGCAAGCTCACCCACCGTCATGCCGTGACGGAGAGGGATCGGATAGTTGCCGATAAACGATTTGTATTCTGGATTTAAAACTGGTCCTGCCACAACTTCGCCGCTCAGCGGGTTCGGACGATCCAGGACGATAAATGGAATGTCATTTTCCTGTGCAGCTTCCATAGCGTAAGCCATCGTGTAAATGTACGTGTAAAATCTTGTGCCTACATCTTGAATATCAAATAGAAGAACGTCAATGTTCTCTAACATCTCTGGGGTAGGCTTTCTAGTTTTCCCATACAAACTATACACGGGTAATCCTGTATTTTCATCAATATAATACTCCACATACTCTCCAGCCTGTGCGCTGCCGCGGACTCCGTGCTCAGGGCCGTATAGTGCTGTGAGGTTCACATCTGGGTCGTTATGCAGAAGGTCGACGATACTGTTTAACTCTTGATCGACGCCGGTAGGGTTGGTGATCAACCCTACGCGCTTACCTTCGATTAATTCTTTTTCTTCTTCAAGTAAAACTTCAACACCTAGCTTGAAGTTACGATATTTTCCTTTTTGCTTTCCATTGTTATCCCCTTTATCTGCAAAAGCGACGGTGAAGGTAGTGAGAACTAACAGGAACACAAGCAACATGATGACAGGCTTCCTTTTCATTTCATCCACTCCCCATTTGATTTTGACCAAGGGTGGAAAATCACTTACTCCTTGGTTTCTTCCCAGCTAATAAGATAGTCCGTGACCGTATTCGTAAAGAGGTGCGCCATTCTCCCCAGGAATGGTTACGGGCAGTAATCCAGTCGGGTTGTTTTCCCCAAACAGCGTAGCTGCCATTGCTTCAAAGCTGGCTTCTCTAAATCCGTATTGGGCCAGATACCCATCGACTTCAGGATATCCCATAATGTCGTAAGGGTTTCGAATTCCGACGCCAATAACGGGGGCATTCAGTTCATCGATAAGTTGATTCACCAACTGCATCTGTGCACTGCTTTCGGATCGGCCGCTGACGTTATAAGTGTAGGTGCCTGCTATGATCCTATCTGCGCTTTCTAATTGATTGAGCTGCTCTTCATTTAGAGGTCCTGAGGCGTCAATCAATTCAGTGTTCTCGTGGTGATCACGAACAGCTTGATACAGGCTGTTGATAAACGTGTTTCCAATAACAACTATTTTTTCACCAAGTGCCGGATTGAGCGGTAATGTACCATCATTTTTGACAAGAGTAATGGATTGTTCAGCTGCTTCCTGTTCAACTTGCTTGTGTGCTTCTGACCCCACAACTTGCTTGGCATTTGCTAAAACCTTTTCCATATTTGGAGCGGTTTCCGATTTAATTACACCGCGATTCAGTTTAAGGGTCAGGATCCTTTCTACAGACTCTTCGATCCGATCTACACTGATCTCTCCAGTCTCTACAGCTTCAAGCAAGCCAGTAACGACCTCTTCAAGGCCCACAGGCATAAGCGCAATGTCGGTACCTGCTTTGACAGCCCGAATCACAGCGTCTACAGGACCAAAGTGTTCCGTGATCGCATTCATATTTAAAGCATCGGTAATGATGACACCGTCATATCCCATGTCCTCCCGCATTAAACCAGTGAGGACCTTATGAGATAGCGTGGCAGGAAGCGAAATCTTCGTGCCATCTTTCTTGGAAATCACCTTGGTGTCATCGATTTTTGGAAAAGTAACATGGGCTGTCATAATGGCATCAATACCAGCATCCATCGCCTGTTGGAATGGATATAACTCAACCTCCATGAGCCGCTCTTTATCGTAAGGAACTTCAGGAAGACCTAGATGGGAGTCAACAGCTGTGTCACCGTGTCCTGGGAAGTGCTTGGCTGTTGCAGCAACACCTGTACTTTGAAGGCCTTCCGTGTAAGCCACACCAAGTTCAGCGACCAATTCAGGTGATTCCCCGAAAGAACGGACACCAATAACAGGGTTATCAGGGTTATTGTTGACGTCTAAGACGGGCGCTAAGTTCATATTAATTCCTAACGCACTCAATTCTTCACCGATGGCTTGTCCGACATCGTAGGAAAGCTCGCTGGATCTTGTTGCACCAAGTGCCATATTACCTGGCATGTCTGTCCCCGATTGTAAGCGAGTAACAATACCGCCTTCCTGGTCAATCGTCATGAGTAAGCCATACTTTTCAGCAGCAGCTTGATAATCAGCGACAAGCTTGGCTGTCTGTTCTGTCGTTACAACATTTTCACGAAAAAGAATGACACCGCCGAGATGATACTCCTTTACCATTTGTTCGATCTCGGGGAGCATTTCTGTTACATTTTCTCCTTCCCAAGTTCTAAAATCAGGCATGAGCATTTGTCCGATTTTTTCATTAATAGTCATGTTTTCAATGGCTTGCTCGATGATGTCATAGCGTTGGCCTTGCTGCTTAACGACTTTTCCTTCAAAAGAAGGCTTTTGTTTTCGTGGCTGCTTAGCTGGTTTATGGTCAATAGCAATTCGGTCTTTATAAGCGCCGTCTGTAACCGTAATGAATGTGCGGCCATTGTGACCAGAAAGGGTAACCTTACCGTCCTCAACAACGGCTACGTTTTTATTTGTAGTGGACCAAGTAAGGTTCTCTGTTACCTTTTCAAAGTGGCCATCTTCATAGACGTGCAAAGCCGTGAGACTTATTTTATTATCGGTAATTTTATTTTCAACCTGGGGGACATTTTCTAATAAAATTAGATCTTTTACGGATGATGAAGAATTTTCAGCAGCAGCGGTGTTCGGCATAAGCGGTACTAGTAAGGCGAGTATGAGCATGAGCATGGTAACGGGATTACGTCTTTGCTTCACCACATCGTTCACTCCCTTTTGAATTAATAACTTCGTTTCTCCCATTGGCTATTAGTAATA encodes the following:
- a CDS encoding energy-coupling factor transporter transmembrane component T family protein, with protein sequence MSSSMIIGQYIPGNSVVHRLDPRSKIAIIFFFVVIVFFANSVLSYGLLTLFAIGSAVATRIPIRYIVKGLKPVWFLIAFTFLLHLIVTKEGEVLTTILGWDLYKGALIQGAAISLRFFLLIMVTSLLTLTTTPIEITDAIEQLLGPLKKVRFPVHELALMMSISLRFIPTLMQETEKISKAQASRGVDFRTGSFKDRIKAVVPLLVPLFVSAFKRAEELAMAMEARGYKGGEGRTKLRELQIGRTDYYIYILFALVVVGLFLTRN
- the truA gene encoding tRNA pseudouridine(38-40) synthase TruA; its protein translation is MQRLKCRVEYDGTAYAGYQVQPNGVTIQEKIEKALTQMHKGLKVKVTASGRTDAGVHAIGQVLHFDTSLNIPASNWKRALSSMLPSDIRIAEVEQVSEDFHARYDAKGKEYRYYVWNSHEANLFRRLYMYHIRKPLDIESMRTACRLVEGEHDFTSFCSPRTDLKGSKVRTIERVTIEQHEAELVFIFKGNGFLYNMVRILVGTILEVGMGDRTPDELTTMLAARDRKSAGKTAPPHGLFLWDVDY
- the rplM gene encoding 50S ribosomal protein L13, whose amino-acid sequence is MRTTFMANENNVERKWFVVDAAGQTLGRLASEVAAILRGKNKPTYTPHVDTGDHVIIINAGEIELTGNKINDKIYYRHSNHPSGLKSRTANEMRTKYPEQMLELAVKGMLPKGSLGRKMGKKLHVYAGSEHKHEAQQPEVYELRG
- the rpsI gene encoding 30S ribosomal protein S9, producing the protein MAQVQYSGTGRRKKSTARVRLVPGTGRVVVNKRDAEDFFPYETLRMILKQPLAVTETEGNYDVYVNVDGGGFTGQAGAIRHGIARALLQADPEYRTPLKRAGLLTRDARMKERKKYGLKGARRAPQFSKR
- a CDS encoding DoxX family protein; translated protein: MIARGEIGAIILRLFLGLTFFIHGLSKFQGGIGNTAGFFESLGIPGFAAYVVAAIELIGGLAVIVGIGTKVISILFALIMAGAIVQAKFAAGFLGGYELDLALLVISVFIALSNRNIWALDNVIFPQKQG
- a CDS encoding VOC family protein, giving the protein MEKQFFQAPNTFVGHVELKVQNLESSIKFYKEVLGFQILEQSERKAALTADGKRPLLTIEQPEPAGPKEANRFGLYHFAILLPNRLELAKILKHFAEQNQKLGASDHLVSEALYLNDPDGNGIEIYTDRKSSTWNWQNNEVVMTVDPLDAEDILAELDGESWEGMPEETVMGHIHLHVSELQKTEEFYNKGLGFNVVCRFGKQALFMSTGDYHHHIGLNTWAGVGAPASSEQSAGLKVFSLVFPGEEARQEVIEQVQSLGYEVLKKDGSFFTKDPSGNSIKLTV
- a CDS encoding exo-beta-N-acetylmuramidase NamZ domain-containing protein, whose translation is MKRKPVIMLLVFLLVLTTFTVAFADKGDNNGKQKGKYRNFKLGVEVLLEEEKELIEGKRVGLITNPTGVDQELNSIVDLLHNDPDVNLTALYGPEHGVRGSAQAGEYVEYYIDENTGLPVYSLYGKTRKPTPEMLENIDVLLFDIQDVGTRFYTYIYTMAYAMEAAQENDIPFIVLDRPNPLSGEVVAGPVLNPEYKSFIGNYPIPLRHGMTVGELAKLFNEEFGIGADLTVVEMNKWKRSMYYDETPLQFIAPSPNMPTLDTALVYPGAALIEGTNVSEGRGTTKPFELIGAPFINSTELAAALNEKDLSGVTFRAASFTPQFSKHSGTLSHGIEIHVTDKDAFQPVIAGLHIVKTIHDLYPEDFEFRAENSAGVSFFDNLIGNGWVREAIENGQSVEEMQERWQADLKEFKKVREEYLLYK
- a CDS encoding glycoside hydrolase family 3 protein, whose product is MLMLILALLVPLMPNTAAAENSSSSVKDLILLENVPQVENKITDNKISLTALHVYEDGHFEKVTENLTWSTTNKNVAVVEDGKVTLSGHNGRTFITVTDGAYKDRIAIDHKPAKQPRKQKPSFEGKVVKQQGQRYDIIEQAIENMTINEKIGQMLMPDFRTWEGENVTEMLPEIEQMVKEYHLGGVILFRENVVTTEQTAKLVADYQAAAEKYGLLMTIDQEGGIVTRLQSGTDMPGNMALGATRSSELSYDVGQAIGEELSALGINMNLAPVLDVNNNPDNPVIGVRSFGESPELVAELGVAYTEGLQSTGVAATAKHFPGHGDTAVDSHLGLPEVPYDKERLMEVELYPFQQAMDAGIDAIMTAHVTFPKIDDTKVISKKDGTKISLPATLSHKVLTGLMREDMGYDGVIITDALNMNAITEHFGPVDAVIRAVKAGTDIALMPVGLEEVVTGLLEAVETGEISVDRIEESVERILTLKLNRGVIKSETAPNMEKVLANAKQVVGSEAHKQVEQEAAEQSITLVKNDGTLPLNPALGEKIVVIGNTFINSLYQAVRDHHENTELIDASGPLNEEQLNQLESADRIIAGTYTYNVSGRSESSAQMQLVNQLIDELNAPVIGVGIRNPYDIMGYPEVDGYLAQYGFREASFEAMAATLFGENNPTGLLPVTIPGENGAPLYEYGHGLSY